From the Deinococcus radiotolerans genome, one window contains:
- a CDS encoding GNAT family N-acetyltransferase encodes MGVLWYALQQRSGATTAFIYEIEIHEPYRRRGYATQAFTLLEIDAAARGATRIGLHVFGHNAPARALYEKLGYHTTNVIMRKELE; translated from the coding sequence GTGGGCGTCCTCTGGTACGCCCTGCAGCAGAGGTCCGGCGCCACCACCGCCTTCATCTACGAAATCGAGATCCACGAACCCTACCGGCGGCGCGGGTACGCCACGCAGGCCTTCACGCTCCTCGAAATCGACGCCGCCGCGCGTGGCGCCACCCGCATCGGCCTGCACGTCTTCGGGCACAACGCCCCCGCCCGCGCCCTGTACGAGAAACTCGGTTACCACACCACCAACGTCATCATGCGCAAGGAACTGGAGTAG
- a CDS encoding right-handed parallel beta-helix repeat-containing protein, translating into MRHLPLLIPTLLLAACASPRTAPAVPAPNPVEATPGTGTPAPVLPARPALTPLGLVQIEFTGVSDQTGFHAQQLRPQGLTDLTGIQLEPLANGSFTLGTRGSGGMRYLYATFRVRNASTGGVASSVARRNVTLVAASTPSTIGETAISGLQRFDGTAGSAAVAPTILPTHGMTLDRTTDQVRPKPGSEDLQVFPEDEVNVTVSGATRVFPYGFVIRNRTTPATRLLSANPAANQFDGVVTVALKVPLQATVADDPFRFTMNFAVLEDSLTRVTESPEEQGTTAAATRATTLGATTPVMTLCGTTLTSNALFVGSATTAGNTSRLAALGGQVALKNSALAYSVPGNVQLNVPAGSGLGSAYSAYGGASLTFNGNSSQRTGRVNVSMNGSFTYESAVGDGATPVTDKLNYSVSDGQGCTSPTTQASVNVSGRVWFLNNAGAAGDGRQTTPLNTLAALQNASAAGDTLYVFRGTGTTSNQNTGLTLKANQSLIGEGSPLTIGGVTYRAAGATPLLGNSGGAGLTLAQNNTVQGVAVQGVTGISGTNFGTLTIPAGSGTRISGNGGPALNLTTGTLNATLQSVSSSGATITGGLTLTGVGGTLSVTGAGAPGTGGLLQLGQYGVLAQPGTQTLTLSLDRMQIENNTANGIRVATASTETGRVLLTVQNSTFTQNAQAAVFVKHGASSASRTVLKGNTIQHNNSAGGGIEVITQHTSAQTDELIAQNNIINLAGGMGIQGTVQGSGTLLASATGNTVQSFGNEGMWWHAQGSNSRVDATVQGNTLTTSSAIALDGILLQSSDAATTNSVVCGNVTGNTVQAAGAPSLIGDISLYIVPGSGNQVLLQGLSGSPISYLTSRNTISIVDVSGSPVLAGNCTLPTP; encoded by the coding sequence ATGCGACACCTGCCCCTGCTGATTCCCACGCTGCTGCTCGCCGCTTGCGCGTCCCCACGCACAGCGCCGGCCGTACCTGCCCCTAACCCCGTCGAGGCGACCCCTGGCACGGGCACGCCTGCCCCGGTCCTCCCCGCGCGGCCCGCCCTGACCCCCCTGGGCCTCGTTCAGATTGAGTTCACGGGCGTCTCGGACCAGACTGGCTTTCACGCGCAGCAGCTGCGCCCCCAGGGCCTGACGGACCTGACCGGCATTCAACTGGAGCCCCTCGCCAACGGCTCGTTCACGCTCGGCACGCGCGGCAGCGGCGGCATGAGGTACCTGTACGCCACCTTCCGCGTCCGCAACGCCTCCACTGGCGGCGTGGCGTCCAGCGTGGCGCGCCGGAACGTGACCCTGGTGGCCGCCAGCACGCCCAGCACCATCGGTGAGACGGCCATCAGCGGCCTGCAACGCTTCGACGGCACGGCCGGCAGCGCCGCCGTTGCGCCCACGATCCTGCCCACGCACGGCATGACCCTGGACCGCACCACCGATCAGGTGCGCCCAAAACCCGGCAGCGAGGACCTCCAGGTGTTCCCAGAAGACGAGGTGAACGTCACCGTCTCGGGGGCCACCCGGGTGTTCCCGTACGGGTTCGTGATCCGCAACCGCACCACCCCCGCCACCCGCCTGCTGAGCGCCAACCCAGCGGCGAACCAGTTCGACGGCGTGGTCACGGTGGCCCTCAAGGTGCCCCTCCAGGCCACAGTTGCCGACGACCCCTTCCGGTTCACCATGAACTTCGCGGTGCTGGAAGACAGCCTGACCCGCGTGACCGAAAGCCCCGAGGAGCAGGGCACGACCGCCGCCGCCACGCGCGCCACCACCCTGGGCGCCACCACCCCGGTCATGACGCTGTGCGGCACGACCCTGACCAGCAACGCGCTGTTCGTCGGGTCGGCCACCACCGCCGGAAACACCAGCCGCCTCGCGGCGCTGGGTGGCCAAGTGGCGCTGAAAAACTCTGCCCTGGCGTACAGCGTGCCCGGCAACGTGCAGCTGAACGTGCCAGCCGGCAGCGGCCTGGGCAGCGCGTACAGCGCCTACGGCGGCGCCAGCCTGACCTTCAACGGCAACAGCAGCCAGCGCACCGGACGCGTGAACGTCAGCATGAACGGCAGCTTCACGTACGAATCCGCAGTCGGGGACGGCGCCACCCCCGTCACGGACAAACTGAACTACAGCGTCAGTGACGGCCAGGGCTGCACCAGCCCCACCACGCAGGCCAGCGTGAACGTCAGTGGCCGCGTGTGGTTCCTGAACAACGCCGGCGCCGCCGGGGACGGCCGGCAGACCACGCCCCTCAATACGCTGGCGGCCCTGCAGAACGCCTCGGCCGCCGGGGACACCCTGTACGTGTTCCGCGGCACCGGCACGACCAGCAACCAGAATACGGGCCTGACCCTGAAGGCCAACCAGAGCCTGATCGGTGAGGGCAGCCCGCTGACCATTGGCGGCGTCACCTACCGCGCTGCGGGCGCCACGCCTCTACTCGGAAATTCGGGCGGGGCGGGCCTGACCCTGGCGCAGAACAACACCGTGCAGGGCGTGGCCGTGCAGGGCGTGACTGGCATCAGCGGCACGAACTTCGGCACGCTGACCATTCCCGCTGGGAGCGGCACGCGCATCAGCGGGAACGGCGGCCCCGCCCTGAACCTGACCACGGGCACGCTGAACGCCACGCTGCAGAGCGTGAGCAGCAGTGGCGCCACTATCACGGGCGGCCTGACCCTGACCGGAGTGGGCGGCACGCTGAGCGTCACGGGCGCTGGCGCACCCGGCACCGGCGGTCTCCTCCAGCTGGGGCAGTACGGCGTGCTGGCCCAGCCCGGCACGCAGACCCTGACCCTGTCGCTGGACCGCATGCAGATTGAGAACAACACGGCCAACGGCATCCGCGTCGCCACGGCCAGCACCGAAACGGGCCGGGTGCTGCTGACCGTGCAGAACAGCACCTTCACTCAGAACGCCCAGGCGGCCGTGTTCGTGAAGCACGGCGCGAGCAGCGCCTCCCGCACGGTCCTCAAGGGCAACACCATCCAGCACAACAATTCAGCCGGCGGCGGAATTGAGGTCATCACGCAGCACACCAGCGCCCAGACCGACGAACTGATTGCCCAGAACAACATCATCAATCTCGCGGGGGGGATGGGTATTCAGGGCACCGTCCAAGGCAGCGGCACCCTGCTGGCCAGCGCAACAGGCAACACCGTGCAGTCCTTTGGCAATGAGGGCATGTGGTGGCACGCGCAGGGCAGCAACAGCCGCGTTGACGCCACCGTGCAGGGCAACACCCTGACCACCAGTTCGGCGATCGCGCTGGACGGCATTCTGCTGCAATCAAGTGACGCCGCCACAACAAACTCAGTGGTTTGCGGCAACGTTACGGGTAATACGGTGCAGGCTGCAGGGGCTCCCTCCCTGATCGGTGACATCTCGCTGTACATCGTGCCTGGCAGTGGGAACCAGGTGCTGCTGCAGGGCCTGAGTGGTTCGCCCATCTCCTACCTGACTTCCCGCAACACCATCTCTATCGTTGACGTGAGTGGCTCGCCTGTCCTGGCGGGGAACTGCACGCTCCCCACTCCCTGA
- a CDS encoding phage tail protein: MGYEPFLGEIQIWPINFAPKGWALCNGQLLAINQNQALFSLLGTYYGGNGQTNFALPDFRGRMPLHFGTQPGGPNYVLGQMGGETSHALTAAELPAHTHALTGISGSAASTLPGGNLLAGAPAYVTTAPDTSLSAASVSSVGGGQPHNNMPPALTLNFIIALQGIFPSRN, encoded by the coding sequence ATGGGTTACGAACCTTTTCTCGGTGAAATTCAAATCTGGCCGATCAACTTTGCCCCGAAGGGCTGGGCGCTGTGTAACGGTCAGCTGCTGGCCATCAATCAGAATCAGGCGCTGTTCTCCCTGCTGGGCACCTATTACGGTGGGAATGGACAGACCAACTTTGCTCTGCCGGACTTCCGGGGCCGCATGCCCCTGCACTTCGGCACGCAGCCCGGCGGCCCCAATTACGTGCTGGGGCAGATGGGGGGGGAAACCAGCCACGCCCTGACGGCCGCTGAATTGCCCGCCCACACGCACGCGCTGACGGGCATATCGGGCAGTGCCGCCAGCACGCTGCCGGGCGGGAACCTGCTCGCGGGCGCGCCGGCGTACGTGACCACCGCCCCTGACACGAGCCTGAGTGCGGCCAGCGTGTCCAGCGTCGGCGGGGGGCAGCCTCACAACAATATGCCGCCCGCGCTCACGCTGAATTTCATCATTGCGCTGCAGGGCATCTTCCCGTCGCGCAACTGA
- a CDS encoding phage tail protein, with amino-acid sequence MDQFIGEIRMFAGTFAPVGWELCWGQLLPISQYDVLFQLIGTTYGGDGVSNFALPDLRGRIPIHVSSGLTLGAQTGTETVTLNNTQMPSHTHALRASTQLAPQGGTVSSSSVLAQTDGSNLYASTGRRSATLAPSSVQVSGGNQPHDNMSPYLCVNFIISTQGVFPSQN; translated from the coding sequence ATGGACCAGTTCATTGGAGAAATTCGCATGTTCGCTGGGACCTTCGCCCCAGTCGGTTGGGAGCTGTGCTGGGGGCAACTGCTGCCCATCTCGCAGTACGACGTGCTATTTCAACTGATCGGCACCACGTATGGCGGGGACGGGGTGTCGAACTTCGCCCTGCCGGATCTGCGTGGCCGGATTCCCATTCACGTGTCCAGCGGCCTGACGCTGGGTGCGCAGACAGGGACGGAAACGGTCACGCTGAACAACACTCAGATGCCCAGCCACACGCATGCGCTGCGCGCCAGCACCCAGCTGGCCCCGCAGGGCGGCACGGTCTCGTCCAGCAGCGTGCTGGCGCAGACGGACGGCAGCAACCTGTACGCCAGCACTGGGCGACGCTCGGCGACCCTGGCGCCCAGCAGCGTTCAGGTCAGTGGGGGTAATCAACCCCATGACAACATGTCCCCCTACCTGTGCGTGAATTTCATCATCTCCACGCAGGGCGTTTTCCCGTCTCAGAACTGA
- a CDS encoding phage tail protein, which translates to MEPFLGEIRIFGGNFEPKGWAFCNGQLLPIAQYTALFSLLGTSYGGNGKTNFALPNIQGAAPMGTGAGPGLSPRDLGEQGGQASVTLLQSELPPHTHIISAFDAAGTSAVPTDRNLARSTGGNVYAAGSPTLTLAPTSMGVAGGSQPHNNMPPYLTVNFIIALQGVFPQRP; encoded by the coding sequence ATGGAACCATTCCTGGGCGAAATTCGCATATTCGGTGGTAACTTCGAGCCGAAAGGCTGGGCCTTCTGTAACGGGCAGCTGCTGCCCATCGCGCAGTACACGGCGCTGTTCTCCCTGCTGGGCACCTCTTACGGAGGGAACGGCAAGACCAACTTCGCCCTGCCCAACATCCAGGGGGCCGCGCCCATGGGGACGGGGGCCGGGCCGGGCCTCAGCCCGCGTGATCTGGGCGAGCAGGGCGGACAGGCCAGCGTGACCCTGCTGCAATCCGAGTTGCCCCCCCACACGCACATCATCAGCGCCTTCGACGCGGCCGGTACCAGCGCCGTCCCCACCGACCGCAACCTGGCCCGCAGCACTGGCGGCAACGTGTACGCCGCGGGCAGCCCCACCCTGACCCTGGCGCCGACCTCCATGGGCGTGGCCGGGGGCAGCCAGCCGCACAACAACATGCCGCCCTACCTGACCGTGAACTTCATCATCGCGCTCCAGGGCGTCTTTCCACAGCGCCCATGA